A single window of Candoia aspera isolate rCanAsp1 chromosome 3, rCanAsp1.hap2, whole genome shotgun sequence DNA harbors:
- the LOC134494260 gene encoding E3 ubiquitin-protein ligase RNF4-like isoform X1, protein MAASRKGLLVYLEVWFSLPILTMSPADTKRCGTKRRKNKKGSGFGPSNLAGVFEVKSVGPSSIIAPSCSSFSPSTPSTSTIAYLQSSTTNTASSSTENGLLAAAATATPLIPSERMKKAEFQKKRCGGTINSRQTRKRNRISNSAPETASQEPIDLEVNTCEEVVDLTCESSEPIVVDLTHNDSVVIVEENVCQQQNQELRSQQLPDSCILSSDDDEPRDEVILTNTLPKELELLEDGISSSHRSGTVSCPICMDGYSEIIQNGRLIVSTKCGHVFCSQCLRDSLKNANSCPTCRKKLGYKQYHPIYI, encoded by the exons ATGGCTGCATCGAGAAAAGG ACTGCTTGTTTATTTGGAAGTTTGGTTTTCCCTGCCTATACTCACCATGAGCCCAGCTGATACGAAGCGTTGTGGGACCAAACGtcggaaaaataaaaaaggtagtgGCTTTGGCCCATCAAATCTAGCTGGAGTCTTCGAGGTCAAATCTGTAGGACCATCTTCCATTATCGCCCCCTCCTGCTCCTCATTCTCCCCCTCAACCCCATCTACTTCTACTATAGCGTACCTGCAGTCTTCCACCACCAACACAGCTTCTTCTAGCACTGAAAATGGCCTTCTGGCAGCAGCTGCCACAGCTACCCCCTTGATTCCTAGTGAAAGAATGAAGAAGGCCGAGTTTCAGAAAAAGCGCTGTGGAGGAACAATTAATTCTAGACAAACTCGCAAAAGAAATAGAATTAGCAACTCAGCTCCTGAAACAGCTTCACAAGAACCAATTGATCTTGAAGTTAATACCTGTGAAGAAGTAGTAGACCTGACTTGTGAATCTTCAGAACCAATAGTAGTTGATCTTACACACAATGATTCTGTTGTGATTGTTGAAGAAAATGTTTGTCAACAACAAAATCAAGAATTAAGAAGTCAGCAACTCCCTGACAGCTGTATATTAAGTAGTGATGATGATGAACCAAGAGATGAAGTGATTCTGACTAACACACTACCTAAAGAATTGGAATTACTAGAAGATGGTATTTCAAGTTCACACCGTTCAGGTACTGTGAGTTGCCCAATTTGCATGGATGGGTATTCAGAGATTATTCAGAATGGACGGCTCATTGTATCAACGAAGTGTGGTCATGTCTTCTGTAGCCAGTGCCTCCGTGATTCTCTAAAAAATGCTAATTCTTGCCCAACTTGTAGGAAGAAACTTGGCTACAAACAAtatcatccaatttatatatgA
- the LOC134494260 gene encoding E3 ubiquitin-protein ligase RNF4-like isoform X2 — translation MSPADTKRCGTKRRKNKKGSGFGPSNLAGVFEVKSVGPSSIIAPSCSSFSPSTPSTSTIAYLQSSTTNTASSSTENGLLAAAATATPLIPSERMKKAEFQKKRCGGTINSRQTRKRNRISNSAPETASQEPIDLEVNTCEEVVDLTCESSEPIVVDLTHNDSVVIVEENVCQQQNQELRSQQLPDSCILSSDDDEPRDEVILTNTLPKELELLEDGISSSHRSGTVSCPICMDGYSEIIQNGRLIVSTKCGHVFCSQCLRDSLKNANSCPTCRKKLGYKQYHPIYI, via the coding sequence ATGAGCCCAGCTGATACGAAGCGTTGTGGGACCAAACGtcggaaaaataaaaaaggtagtgGCTTTGGCCCATCAAATCTAGCTGGAGTCTTCGAGGTCAAATCTGTAGGACCATCTTCCATTATCGCCCCCTCCTGCTCCTCATTCTCCCCCTCAACCCCATCTACTTCTACTATAGCGTACCTGCAGTCTTCCACCACCAACACAGCTTCTTCTAGCACTGAAAATGGCCTTCTGGCAGCAGCTGCCACAGCTACCCCCTTGATTCCTAGTGAAAGAATGAAGAAGGCCGAGTTTCAGAAAAAGCGCTGTGGAGGAACAATTAATTCTAGACAAACTCGCAAAAGAAATAGAATTAGCAACTCAGCTCCTGAAACAGCTTCACAAGAACCAATTGATCTTGAAGTTAATACCTGTGAAGAAGTAGTAGACCTGACTTGTGAATCTTCAGAACCAATAGTAGTTGATCTTACACACAATGATTCTGTTGTGATTGTTGAAGAAAATGTTTGTCAACAACAAAATCAAGAATTAAGAAGTCAGCAACTCCCTGACAGCTGTATATTAAGTAGTGATGATGATGAACCAAGAGATGAAGTGATTCTGACTAACACACTACCTAAAGAATTGGAATTACTAGAAGATGGTATTTCAAGTTCACACCGTTCAGGTACTGTGAGTTGCCCAATTTGCATGGATGGGTATTCAGAGATTATTCAGAATGGACGGCTCATTGTATCAACGAAGTGTGGTCATGTCTTCTGTAGCCAGTGCCTCCGTGATTCTCTAAAAAATGCTAATTCTTGCCCAACTTGTAGGAAGAAACTTGGCTACAAACAAtatcatccaatttatatatgA